One genomic segment of Sphingobacteriales bacterium includes these proteins:
- a CDS encoding HU family DNA-binding protein: MNKAELIDKIAGASGITKVQAGAALNATIDAIKDALKTGDKVTLVGFGTFSVGERKARTGRNPKTGKELNIAAKKVARFKAGKNLDDSINPAPKKPSGKKGK, encoded by the coding sequence ATGAATAAAGCAGAACTCATAGATAAAATTGCCGGTGCCTCGGGTATTACCAAAGTACAGGCTGGAGCTGCATTAAATGCCACTATTGATGCTATTAAAGATGCCTTAAAAACGGGCGATAAAGTTACATTAGTAGGCTTTGGCACATTTTCGGTAGGCGAACGCAAAGCGCGTACCGGCCGGAACCCTAAAACCGGAAAAGAATTAAATATTGCTGCAAAAAAAGTAGCCCGGTTTAAAGCCGGAAAAAATCTTGACGATAGTATTAACCCCGCACCTAAAAAACCATCGGGCAAAAAAGGCAAATAA